In Capsicum annuum cultivar UCD-10X-F1 chromosome 11, UCD10Xv1.1, whole genome shotgun sequence, one genomic interval encodes:
- the LOC107847049 gene encoding two-component response regulator-like APRR5 yields the protein MYRYNNHHHMEENTSSSNYMYNHFPFTTSQTLPLASTLPPPPLSIPSVHNTIEFDSISPLKSEFCNYNSSSSCSSYGSPATSYNNDPTSLIQRSISSHSLLVKNMEGFCPIVSSPTGFHDSETPSSVRKVLSTGDLQVMHLMQYNNYRSESPLSSESNSIIEGMNKACKYSPQEKKERIERYRSKRNQRNFNKKIKYECRKTLADSRPRIRGRFARNDEIETNHHQNEYWNQSRLEELGEEDDENWIGFLDAFIP from the exons ATGTATCGATacaacaatcatcatcatatggAGGAAAACACTTCTAGTAGTAATTATATGTACAACCATTTTCCATTTACTACTTCACAAACATTGCCACTAGCCTCTACTTTACCACCTCCACCTTTGTCAATTCCTTCAGTACATAATACTATTGAATTTGACTCAATATCCCCATTGAAGTCAGAATTTTGTAActataatagtagtagtagttgtAGTAGTTATGGTTCTCCAGCTACAAGTTATAATAATGATCCAACAAGTTTGATTCAAAGAAGCATAAGCAGTCACTCACTACTTGTCAAGAATATGGAAGGATTTTGCCCAATTGTTTCTTCACCAACTGGTTTTCATGACTCAGAAACCCCTAGCTCCGTCAGGAAAGTTTTAAGCACCGGCGATTTGCAG GTAATGCACCTGATGCAGTATAATAATTACCGTTCAGAAAGTCCATTATCCAGTGAGAGTAACAGCATAATTGAAGGAATGAATAAAGCTTGCAAATACAGTCCACAAGAGAAGAAAGAACGCATTGAAAGATACAGAAGCAAGAGAAATCAAAGAAATTTTAACAAGAAGATTAAG TATGAGTGCAGGAAAACTTTAGCAGATAGTAGACCTCGGATAAGAGGAAGATTTGCAAGAAATGATGAAATTGAGACGAATCATCACCAGAATGAATATTGGAATCAATCAAGATTAGAGGAATTAGGAGAAGAGGATGATGAGAATTGGATTGGATTTCTTGACGCCTTTATTCCATAA